The region TTAATCGGCGCAGAAGGAACTAACAGGTGAGAATTGCCACAATCACAAACTGGGCCTACAGCGCAACGGTTTGCCTGACCATCGCCTCCGGCGTGGTCATGCTGATGGCCTCTGGCGCAGATAATACAGAGCGCCAGGCGGTGGAGCAGCGGTATATTTTCGATCAACTGACCGAAGAGGTGGAAATTGACGCCTGGTCGCTGTCCGATCTCGCGCGACTGTACGTTACCACTAAAGATCCGGCATCTCTGGATACCTATCGTCAGAAAGAAACGTCGCTGATCAACGTTGAGCATCGTCTGACGAAACTGAAAGACGCCGGAGCAACGGGCGAAGAATTGGCGCTGCTGCATGAAGGGTTGCAAATTATCGATGCGCTACAGAATGAGCAAGAAACAGCCATTTCCCGCGTCGCGCGTGGAGAAGCATCACAAGCCATTGCCCTGCTCTATGGCAAACCGTATGAACAACAGCTCGAACGTGCACAGGCTCAGATCGACCATTTCCGCCAAATGCTTGATACCCGCGTGCGTCACGCCATCAAGGAGGCAACACAGGCGTCCCGAACGCTGCGTACGCTGTCCGAAGTGATGGTCGGGCTGACAGCGCTTCTGTTTTTGTTTGTGCTTGGCTTCATTTTAAAGCGCCGTGTACTGCGCCCCGTCGTGCGTCTGAGCGACGTTGTTCATCGGCTGGCATCGCAAGATTATGCCGTTGAAACACCCAACTTTAGCCAGATTGATGAGATCGGCGATATGGCGCAAGCGATCCGGATTTTTCGCGAAAACGGACTGGCTCGCCAACGGCTGGAAAAAGAACGTGATGCCGACTGGGCCATTCGTGAACTGCTGGCGCGCATGACCCAGCGTTTGCAGGGTTGTGAAAATTTTGCCGACGTGGTCAATGTCGTGGAACGCTTCGCCCCCAATATAGCGCCGGGTGTTGCCGGACAACTTTATATTCTCGACAGAGAACCCTGGCAGATGCGCTGTGTCGCCAAATGGCTTTCACCGCAGACAGAAGCGGAGACGTTTCACCCGGATGAGTGCTGGGCAGTACGCCGTGGACAGAGCCATCCACCGGTCAATGGCGAGCCGGATATTACCTGCTACCACTTGCCGGCATCGTGCCAGGATCATTCTCTGTGTGTTCCGCTGATAGCCCAGGGTGAGGCTATTGGCCTGCTTTCTTTGCAAAATCTCAGCGATGAAACCACACCTTCGCGCGCGTATCTGGAACTGATGGCAGAGGCACTCGGTCTTGCATTAGCCAACCAACGTCTGCGCGATGCACTGCTGGAAAAAGCGCTCTACGATCCGCTGACCGGACTGCGTAACCGTCATCATCTGGAAGACACTCTGCGTTCGCAGATGAGTCACGCGATACGCCATAAAGAGGCCGTCAGTTGCCTGATGATCGACATCGATCACTTCAAAAACATTAACGACCGTTTTGGTCACGAAGCCGGTGACGGCGTGATCAAGAGCGTTGCCGCTGTCATTCAACGTGTCGTGCACGATAGCGGGATGGCGTTTCGCTATGGTGGCGAAGAGTTTTTAGTGTTGCTGCCTGATATGAACGAAGAAGCCGCTAACCGCTTAGCGACGGATATTTACAACGGCGTACACGAGCTGGCGCTACGCTTTGGTGTGTCAGATATTGGCCCGATTGATGTCTCTATAGGCGTTGCCAGCTATCCGCTGCACGCTCAAAGCGACAACCTGTTGCGCGCTGCGGATGTTGCACTCTATCGTGCAAAAGCGCTTGGGCGTTCGCGGATTGTCAGTTTTAGCATGCTGGAAGCGAGCTGATCGCCCCCAACGCGCATCCTGCTGAACCCGAAATGCGTATCTGTATCGGCCTCGCTTTACAGGCCGATCTTACCGGCTCTCAGCAGCACCATCTCTTGCTTACACAACAGAACAACCGCCTGGCGTCCCTTTACACGACGCGCGGTCAGCGCGCGCTTCACGGTACGGCGATTCGCCCCGGATTCCAGCATCTGTAAGCACAGCTCAGAAAGCGCATGTTTGTGTTTCATTAAATATTCACTTTAGTCGGTTAGCGGTGTAGCACCGGTAGATGCCCGCTATTTTACGCTGATTGGGTCTACTATGACTAACTGCACGGCAAAAATCGGCAGCGCCCTGTTGCCATTTTCCTCTCATCCCCACCTCGATGTGCACAAAAAACAACCACGGCGAGTATAATTTAAGAGCGGCCATGTGCGTAATCAATCTAAGGAGGTGCGCAATGGACAAAGCAGAAGTGAAATCATTTGGTACGCCAGACGAAATTCGCGAGTTTCCGCATGGACGGCTGGAACTGGTCAATATAGGCGGTGCGATCGTCGGGCGTGCAGTACTGGAACCGGGCTGGCGATGGGCAACATCCGTTCAGCCCATTGCCGGAACGGAGAGTTGTGAAGCCCCGCATTTTCAGTATCACGTTGCCGGGGTGCTCAGAGTAAAAATGGATGATGGTAGTGAATTTGATTGTCTGCCCGGCGGTTTGTCGCGCATCCCTCCCGGTCATGATGCCTGGGTGGTAGGAGATGAATCCGTCGTCATCGTGGATTTCCAGGGGATGGTTGACTGGGCCAAACATAAAGACATTGGATGTAACGACTCGCCATAGCCTCAAACCTCATGCCCCAGGTGCTATCGACATCTGGGGTTTCCTGTCCGGCCAAATCGCCTCATACCCAGCCCTTGCAGCCACTGTTAACCATCATCCTTTCAGCTGTTGTGACTGACATGAGAATCCATACTGACACTCTTCAGTTCATAGAGCCTTAATGAGAAAAGCTATGTGCCCTTTTCTTGTCGCTGGTTAGCGCTAATAGCGGGCATGACTCATACCGCCATATGTGAATCAATTTGGGTCAGGCCACTACGCCCCAATGATGCGCATGGGCGACCTTACGACATCTTTGCTTTGTAAAAAATCGCCCTGAATTCTAAGTGCGATTATTTTAATAAATCCCTCCAAACCTTCATACGTAGTCCTGGCAAGAGCTAGGGAAGGTGCGAACAAGTTCCTGATATGAGATCATCATATTCATCCGGAGCGCATCCCAGAGGGACATCATGAGCCATCAACTCACCTTCGCCGATAGTGAATTCAGCACTAAGCGCCGTCAGACCCGAAAAGAGATTTTCCTCTCCCGCATGGAGCAGATTCTGCCATGGCAAAACATGGTGGAAGTCATCGAGCCGTTTTATCCCAAGGCGGGCAATGGCCGACGGCCCTATCCGCTGGAGACCATGCTGCGTATTCACTGCATGCAGCATTGGTACAACCTGAGCGACGGTGCCATGGAAGATGCCCTGTACGAAATCGCCTCCATGCGCCTGTTTGCCCGATTATCCCTGGATAGCGCCCTGCCGGATCGCACCACCATCATGAATTTCCGCCACCTGCTCGAGCAGCATCAACTGGCCCGTCAATTGTTCAAGACCATCAATCGCTGGCTGGCCGAAGCAGGCGTCATGATGACCCAAGGCACTTTGGTGGATGCC is a window of Citrobacter sp. Marseille-Q6884 DNA encoding:
- a CDS encoding diguanylate cyclase, producing the protein MRIATITNWAYSATVCLTIASGVVMLMASGADNTERQAVEQRYIFDQLTEEVEIDAWSLSDLARLYVTTKDPASLDTYRQKETSLINVEHRLTKLKDAGATGEELALLHEGLQIIDALQNEQETAISRVARGEASQAIALLYGKPYEQQLERAQAQIDHFRQMLDTRVRHAIKEATQASRTLRTLSEVMVGLTALLFLFVLGFILKRRVLRPVVRLSDVVHRLASQDYAVETPNFSQIDEIGDMAQAIRIFRENGLARQRLEKERDADWAIRELLARMTQRLQGCENFADVVNVVERFAPNIAPGVAGQLYILDREPWQMRCVAKWLSPQTEAETFHPDECWAVRRGQSHPPVNGEPDITCYHLPASCQDHSLCVPLIAQGEAIGLLSLQNLSDETTPSRAYLELMAEALGLALANQRLRDALLEKALYDPLTGLRNRHHLEDTLRSQMSHAIRHKEAVSCLMIDIDHFKNINDRFGHEAGDGVIKSVAAVIQRVVHDSGMAFRYGGEEFLVLLPDMNEEAANRLATDIYNGVHELALRFGVSDIGPIDVSIGVASYPLHAQSDNLLRAADVALYRAKALGRSRIVSFSMLEAS
- a CDS encoding cupin domain-containing protein, with product MDKAEVKSFGTPDEIREFPHGRLELVNIGGAIVGRAVLEPGWRWATSVQPIAGTESCEAPHFQYHVAGVLRVKMDDGSEFDCLPGGLSRIPPGHDAWVVGDESVVIVDFQGMVDWAKHKDIGCNDSP